A genomic window from Cinclus cinclus chromosome 5, bCinCin1.1, whole genome shotgun sequence includes:
- the TXK gene encoding tyrosine-protein kinase TXK isoform X1 — MFLFTDHTIQSVFCCCCTVQEREMRTEVNLDPDAVLVTQYSASQPDVSYESIWKCRQKRQLQFKNKPLPPLPAETFEDYAKKPRVIALCDFFARGPLDLPLKKSEEYIILEQHDPLWWKARDQHGNEGLIPINYVTENKKSSLETYKWYCRNINRSQAELLLHQKPKEGAFVVRDSSQQGLFTLSMYSRAKGSNNGDILHYQIKQNHLGQYYVAENHLFSSVPELIEYHQHNAAGLITRLRHPVGSDGYASPETAGLSYEEWRLNPSELLFLKELGRGQFGVVYVGQWKETVKVAIKTINEGAMSEDDFMEEAKVMMKLSHPKLVQLYGVCTHHKPLYLVTEFMENSCLLNYLRQRRGKLGRDVLLRMCQDVCEGMEYLEINSFIHRDLAARNCLVNAEHIVKVSDFGMARYVIDDEYISSSGAKFPVKWSSPEVLHFKKYSSKSDVWSFGVLMWEVFTEGKMPFETKSNSEVVREISQGNRLYRPHLASHPVYKVMYSCWHEKPEGRPTFAELTATLTDLTEMT; from the exons ATGTTCTTGTTCACAGATCACACCATCCAGtctgttttctgctgctgctgcacagtgcAAGAAAG AGAAATGAGAACAGAAGTGAACCTGGACCCTGACGCTGTCTTGGTGACCCAGTACTCTGCCTCACAACCAGATGTTTCCTATGAATCTATTTGGAAGTGCAGG CAGAAGAGACAATTGCAGTTCAAGAACAAGCCATTACCTCCTCTGCCTGCTGAAACCTTTGAAGACTACGCCAAGAAACCCAGAGTTATTGCACTCTGTGACTTCTTTGCTAGAGGGCCTTTAGATCTACCTCTCAAGAAGTCAGAAGAATACATTATCCTTGAACAGCATGATCCCCTCTGGTGGAAGGCAAGAGACCAACATGG GAATGAAGGTCTAATTCCCATCAACTATGTTACTGAGAACAAGAAAAGCAGTTTAGAAACATACAA GTGGTACTGCAGAAACATAAACAGAAGCCAGGCAGAACTTCTTTTGCACCAGAAG CCCAAAGAAGGTGCATTTGTTGTCAGAGATTCAAGCCAACAGGGTCTTTTTACGCTGTCCATGTATTCACGGGCTAAAGG AAGTAATAATGGAGATATTCTACATTatcaaattaaacaaaatcaCTTGGGACAGTATTATGTAGCAGAAAACCATCTCTTTTCATCTGTTCCTGAACTCATCGAGTATCATCAACACAATGCTGCAG GTCTTATCACACGTCTCCGACATCCAGTTGGATCAGATGGATATGCTTCACCAGAAACTGCAGGTCTGAGTTATG AGGAATGGAGACTAAACCCATCTGAACTGTTGTTCCTGAAAGAACTTGGGCGTGGGCAGTTTGGAGTTGTTTATGTTGGTCAGTGGAAGGAGACTGTCAAGGTTGCCATCAAAACAATCAATGAAGGTGCAATGTCTGAAGATGATTTCATGGAGGAGGCCAAAGTGATGAT GAAGCTCTCCCACCCAAAGCTGGTCCAGCTTTATGGAGTGTGCACACATCACAAACCTCTCTACCTTGTGACTGAATTTATGGAAAATAGTTGCCTGCTCAATTACCTGAGGCAAAGGCGGGGGAAACTTGGTAGAGATGTTCTCCTGAGAATGTGCCAGGATGTTTGTGAAGGGATGGAATATCTGGAAATAAATAGCTTCATTCACCGTGATTTA GCTGCAAGAAACTGTTTAGTCAATGCAGAGCACATCGTTAAAGTATCTGACTTTGGCATGGCAAG GTATGTCATTGATGATGAATATATCAGCTCTTCAGGTGCCAAGTTTCCAGTCAAATGGTCATCTCCTGAAGTCCTTCATTTCAAAAAATATAGCAGCAAATCAGATGTCTGGTCATTTG GTGTACTGATGTGGGAAGTTTTCACAGAAGGCAAAATGCCTTTTGAAACCAAGTCAAATTCTGAAGTTGTCCGTGAGATTTCTCAGGGTAACCGACTTTATCGACCACATTTGGCATCGCATCCTGTGTACAAAGTCATGTACAGCTGCTGGCATGAG aaaccTGAAGGACGTCCTACCTTTGCAGAGTTGACAGCGACCCTCACAGATCTAACAGAGATGACATAA
- the TXK gene encoding tyrosine-protein kinase TXK isoform X2, with the protein MFLFTDHTIQSVFCCCCTVQEREMRTEVNLDPDAVLVTQYSASQPDVSYESIWKCRKRQLQFKNKPLPPLPAETFEDYAKKPRVIALCDFFARGPLDLPLKKSEEYIILEQHDPLWWKARDQHGNEGLIPINYVTENKKSSLETYKWYCRNINRSQAELLLHQKPKEGAFVVRDSSQQGLFTLSMYSRAKGSNNGDILHYQIKQNHLGQYYVAENHLFSSVPELIEYHQHNAAGLITRLRHPVGSDGYASPETAGLSYEEWRLNPSELLFLKELGRGQFGVVYVGQWKETVKVAIKTINEGAMSEDDFMEEAKVMMKLSHPKLVQLYGVCTHHKPLYLVTEFMENSCLLNYLRQRRGKLGRDVLLRMCQDVCEGMEYLEINSFIHRDLAARNCLVNAEHIVKVSDFGMARYVIDDEYISSSGAKFPVKWSSPEVLHFKKYSSKSDVWSFGVLMWEVFTEGKMPFETKSNSEVVREISQGNRLYRPHLASHPVYKVMYSCWHEKPEGRPTFAELTATLTDLTEMT; encoded by the exons ATGTTCTTGTTCACAGATCACACCATCCAGtctgttttctgctgctgctgcacagtgcAAGAAAG AGAAATGAGAACAGAAGTGAACCTGGACCCTGACGCTGTCTTGGTGACCCAGTACTCTGCCTCACAACCAGATGTTTCCTATGAATCTATTTGGAAGTGCAGG AAGAGACAATTGCAGTTCAAGAACAAGCCATTACCTCCTCTGCCTGCTGAAACCTTTGAAGACTACGCCAAGAAACCCAGAGTTATTGCACTCTGTGACTTCTTTGCTAGAGGGCCTTTAGATCTACCTCTCAAGAAGTCAGAAGAATACATTATCCTTGAACAGCATGATCCCCTCTGGTGGAAGGCAAGAGACCAACATGG GAATGAAGGTCTAATTCCCATCAACTATGTTACTGAGAACAAGAAAAGCAGTTTAGAAACATACAA GTGGTACTGCAGAAACATAAACAGAAGCCAGGCAGAACTTCTTTTGCACCAGAAG CCCAAAGAAGGTGCATTTGTTGTCAGAGATTCAAGCCAACAGGGTCTTTTTACGCTGTCCATGTATTCACGGGCTAAAGG AAGTAATAATGGAGATATTCTACATTatcaaattaaacaaaatcaCTTGGGACAGTATTATGTAGCAGAAAACCATCTCTTTTCATCTGTTCCTGAACTCATCGAGTATCATCAACACAATGCTGCAG GTCTTATCACACGTCTCCGACATCCAGTTGGATCAGATGGATATGCTTCACCAGAAACTGCAGGTCTGAGTTATG AGGAATGGAGACTAAACCCATCTGAACTGTTGTTCCTGAAAGAACTTGGGCGTGGGCAGTTTGGAGTTGTTTATGTTGGTCAGTGGAAGGAGACTGTCAAGGTTGCCATCAAAACAATCAATGAAGGTGCAATGTCTGAAGATGATTTCATGGAGGAGGCCAAAGTGATGAT GAAGCTCTCCCACCCAAAGCTGGTCCAGCTTTATGGAGTGTGCACACATCACAAACCTCTCTACCTTGTGACTGAATTTATGGAAAATAGTTGCCTGCTCAATTACCTGAGGCAAAGGCGGGGGAAACTTGGTAGAGATGTTCTCCTGAGAATGTGCCAGGATGTTTGTGAAGGGATGGAATATCTGGAAATAAATAGCTTCATTCACCGTGATTTA GCTGCAAGAAACTGTTTAGTCAATGCAGAGCACATCGTTAAAGTATCTGACTTTGGCATGGCAAG GTATGTCATTGATGATGAATATATCAGCTCTTCAGGTGCCAAGTTTCCAGTCAAATGGTCATCTCCTGAAGTCCTTCATTTCAAAAAATATAGCAGCAAATCAGATGTCTGGTCATTTG GTGTACTGATGTGGGAAGTTTTCACAGAAGGCAAAATGCCTTTTGAAACCAAGTCAAATTCTGAAGTTGTCCGTGAGATTTCTCAGGGTAACCGACTTTATCGACCACATTTGGCATCGCATCCTGTGTACAAAGTCATGTACAGCTGCTGGCATGAG aaaccTGAAGGACGTCCTACCTTTGCAGAGTTGACAGCGACCCTCACAGATCTAACAGAGATGACATAA